One stretch of Synergistetes bacterium HGW-Synergistetes-1 DNA includes these proteins:
- a CDS encoding cytochrome C biogenesis protein ResB yields the protein MWTDLPLLFLEGFLAFISPCMLPMLPVYLMYLAAETEHGKKASIVNTIGFVCGFTFVFMALGATATAIGAVMNEHRMLLQRVSGAIIFIFGLHFLGIFKIGFLDVEKKIDIGLQKRGGFIGALLFGAAFSLGWSPCLGPFLGSALMLAGSGKTVLQGVFYLFVFSMGLGVPYILAAVFFTNIKGVFQWLKKHGRQIKIISGLILVFAGLMMIFDLFGYWAGLFM from the coding sequence TCGCCGTGCATGCTTCCTATGCTTCCTGTATATCTCATGTACCTTGCCGCTGAAACAGAACATGGGAAAAAAGCAAGCATCGTAAATACGATAGGTTTTGTTTGCGGGTTTACTTTTGTCTTTATGGCATTGGGAGCCACAGCAACTGCTATTGGCGCTGTTATGAATGAACACAGGATGCTTTTACAGCGGGTAAGCGGAGCAATAATTTTTATATTTGGACTCCATTTCCTTGGAATATTCAAGATCGGTTTCCTGGACGTTGAAAAAAAGATCGACATTGGCCTGCAGAAACGCGGCGGGTTTATTGGTGCTTTGCTCTTTGGGGCAGCATTCTCTCTTGGCTGGTCTCCATGTCTTGGTCCGTTTCTTGGTTCTGCCCTCATGCTTGCGGGAAGCGGGAAAACAGTTTTGCAGGGAGTTTTCTACCTATTTGTCTTTTCAATGGGCCTGGGAGTTCCATATATACTTGCGGCAGTCTTTTTCACAAATATTAAAGGCGTCTTCCAGTGGCTTAAGAAGCATGGCAGGCAGATCAAAATCATATCCGGGCTGATCCTTGTTTTTGCCGGACTTATGATGATATTTGACTTGTTCGGTTATTGGGCCGGCCTCTTCATGTAG